The nucleotide sequence CGGACTAGGACAACGTCTCCCACTTGTAACTGAGAAAGCGGAATGGTTTGAGTCTCCGCACCACTGACACGTTCGGCTGTGTCTGGGAGCAGCGCGGCAAGTGCATTGAGCGCGCCACGAGCTTGAGAAATGGCTCGCATTTCCAGCCAGTGGCCGAGAACCATGATCGTAATGAGCGTTGCGAGTTCCCACCAGACTTCGATCTCGAAGAGGCCGAATGTTGCGGCGAGCGACGTACCAAAGGCAACCGTAATCGCCAGGCTGATAAGGGTCATCATGCCGGGCTTGTGGTCCGCGAGTTCGCTCCAGGCCCCACGGATGAAAACGAGGCCGCCGTAAACGAACACCACCGTCCCCAGGATTGGAGCGATTAAATTCGAGCCGGGAAAGGAAGGTGCGCTGTACCCAAGCCAGTGTTGGACATCGGTCGACCAGAAGACCACTGGGATAGTGAGAGCAAAGCTTAACCAAAACTTGTCACGAAACATAGCGACAGAGTGTCCGGCGTGACGGTCGTGACTCGCGTCAGCTTGGGACATCTTGTGACCGGCATGTAGGTCGGTCACTTCTTCATGGGGTTGGTGTGTCGTGTGATCCATCTTGAACTCCGAAATTAGCGACCCGAACGCCCAGTGGGACTGCGATCAAGGATTTGTTACCAGACGACCGGCCACTCAACTTGTACAAGTCTTAGAGACCAAACCTTGCTGCCGCGCTCCCTAGTACCTGAGTTCTCTGTGAGGGCCGTCACGGTAACCTGAAGACCGGCGCGAACGAAGCACAAGGCCGCTTTGGTTCCAAGTTTGGTTGCAAAATACCATCATCGACACCCGTGCATCGAGGTGTCGGGTTCAGAGACGAAGGAGTTTGCGCCGCGTGCCTGATAACACCTAGTCCAGAGAATGGGAGGATTAAAGCACAACGCCTCCAGTTTGGAACCTGCTTTCCACTTTTCGCTAACTACTTGCATAGTAGTTCCTTGGCGCGATAAGTTTAGACAAAGCGCTTGAACCCGTATCCTGCCTGTGGTCTACTGCAAAACTAGAGATCAAGCCCCCCTCCGAAGGTACATCGCATGCAGAAACTACCAGAATCCTTGCTGTGCGCCGCATTGCTCATTGTGAGCCTTGTCGCTGTGAGCGGGACAGCCGCCGGTGCAACTCCCTACGTAGTTGCCAATGACGACTCTTCGTTTCCTTTTACCGGCGTCAGTTTTTTTGCGGTGGGTCCGAACGGCGGACTGACGCGCAAGGGAGAGGTCGCCACCCCCGGAACTGGCATCGGCGGCGGTTATTTTGGGGCGAACCGGATCATCGTCCTCAACAGCCCAAGTCAGGCTTGCGTCTTTGCCTCCGAGGCGGGGAGCGGTGACGTCGTGGGAATCGATATCAACACCTTGTCCGTGGGCGGGAGTGCCAGCGGATCCGACACTGATGCGGGCACGGGCAACGGTATTGGTCTGGCGGCGAACGCTCAGTATCTGTACGCCGATTTCACCGACTCCAACACCATCGGGACCTTCAGAGTTCTGTCGGGATGCGGCCTGATGTTTGTCAGCAGCGTCTCGGTTGTGGGTGCCGAGGACGGCGGCATCAATGGACTTGCCGCTCACGGAAATATGTTGGTCGCCACCTACACCGACGGCACCATCGAATCCTTCGACATTGCCAACGGTCCTCCGGTCTCTCACGGCGACAAACAGCTCTCCACTGGGACCGTGCGCTCGAAGGGCGCGACCTTTCCGAATTCAATCGACATTACGAGCGATGGCCGCTTCGCGATTTTTGGCGACACCTCCACTTCCATGGTGGTGGAAGTGTCGGACATTTCCTCCGGCAAGCTGACCAAGACCAGGGTTTACACTTCGACTACGAGCATCAGTTCTAGCAACGTCATGCTGAGTCCGGACGAAAGCATACTCTACGTGGTCAATACGCAGGGCGATTCGGTCACGGCGTTGTTCTTTCACAAGACCACGGGCGTGCTAACCAAGGGTTGCACTTCCGACCCGATCCGTGGCCACTCTTCGAATTTCTCGTATCTCGCGGGAGCAGCGCTGATGAGCTCCACTGGAAACGGCAGCGGAATCTATGTAGCGGAGTTTCCCTCGGGTATCGCACGGATGAAACTCAAGGTCAAGGGCAAGGTCTGTTCGTGGCGTGAAGTGCCGCAGTCTCCCTTCGAGGATAAGAACGCTTCGGGGCTGCTGTCGATCGGTACTTATCCGCCACGGTCCTTTTAGAAACGTAGAGCCGGCGAAGGTTTTTATACTGATCTTCCTGAAGGTGAAGGAGCTGGATATGCGCTCGGTGTCGAGGTGGCTGTTTGCTTTTGTGGTTTGCGGATGTTCTTTTCTAAGGCTCGCGGCGCAATGCCCCGATCGTCCCATTTCCGGTACGGTGGTCGACGACCCACTCGCTCTTTCCTCGCAGAACGGTGTGCTTTCCGCGCAAATGACACTGGCGCACTCCGTGGATGGCAACAGTTTTACGCACTACTGCTACAACTACACTGCCGGCGATCAGGTCTTTGAAGCCCCGACTCTGCGTGTTAGTCCTGGAGACGAGCTGGATCTCAAAATCCTCAACCGCATTCAGAACGATTTTGGGCAGACCAAGCCCAAGACCAACGCCAAGACTAATGCCAGGGGCCGGAACAAAACGAAGATGACCATGCCGATACCGGAATCGCCCGATGCCAACTGCGGAGACGGCGGCGATATGACCATCGATGCCACCAACGTTCACTACCACGGCATGAATATCTCTCCGAAATGCCATCAGGACGACGTCATCAACACCCTGATTCAGCCCGGCAGCGCGGGTTTCCAATACAAGATTCCGATTCCTGCCACGCAGCCGCCGGGGTTGTACTGGTACCACCCGCACGTCCACGGGTTCACGGAATTCCAGGTGAACGGCGGTGCTGCGGGCGCTTTGATCGTCGAAGGAATGGAAAAGGTTCACCCCGAGGTTGCAGGCCTCACAGAACGGGTTTTCGTTATCCGCCAGCAGTTCCTAGTCCCGTGGGTCCCCGGCCCGTATGAGCTAACAATTAACTATCAAGTCGCCCCCGTCATCAGTGGGGCGAAGCCTGTTATTCAGATGAAGCCCGGCGAAAAACAGTTTTGGCGGGTTGCCAACGCCACTATCCAGGACTTCATGCCATTGCAGGTGATCGTCGACAACCAGCCGCAACCGCTGCAAGTCGTTGCCCTCGACGGCTATCCGCTGGCTCAGATCAGAACTCAGGACACCATTGTCCTCCCACCAGCTGGCCGGGCTGAGTTTATCGTGCAGGCGCCTCCAGTGGGGTCTACTGCATATGTCTTTTTAAAGGACTATTCGACCGGCCCGACCGGAAATGCCGACCTCCAGCAGTCGCTCGGCGCGATCCAAATAACCAACAACGCGAATTTCTCGCATATGCCCAAGGCGCTAGGGTTCAGTTCGCCGGCCAAGCTCAAGTTTGCAGATTTGGCCGCACAGAAGCCCACCGCGGAACGGAAGTTGTTTTTCTCAGAAGAATTCGCCGGCACCAACGGCCCCATCCAGTTCTACATCACTGTGGAAGGACAAAAGCAGAAGGTCTTCGAAGCCAACGAAAAGCCAGTGATCACCACCAAAGTAGGAGCGGTCGAAGATTGGACCATTGAAAACCGCGCTCTTGAAACCCATGCCTTCCACATGCACCAGATTCATTTCCAGATGCTGGAAATCGATGGAAAACCAGTGGCCAACCAGGACATGCGCGACACCATCGAAATTCCCTTCTGGGAAGGCACAGGACCTTTTCATAGCGTCAAAGTGCGCATGGATTTCCGCGATCCGACGATCGCAGGCACATTTTTGTTTCACTGCCACATCCTGCTGCATGAAGATCTCGGCATGATGCACAAGATCCTTGTAGAACCATAATCCTTTCCCGAGATCAAGAAAGGTTATACGGCACATGCGCGAACGAATGCGGATTTTCCTTGGCAGAGCACTCTTATTGCTAGCCGGATATTTTGCCGGAAGTCATCACACGACCGTCGCATATGCGGGAGCACCCGCACCAGGCGTCGTCCCGAAATCGTATGGCCGGCTGGTAACGGCTATTCCAGACTCGATCGGCACAGGTCTGATTTTTGAAGACTAAGGAGGGTACGATTCGGTTCGTGAGTGTCACCGGCATGAACGAAGGAGAAATACCTCGTTACGCTGCTACTCCCACTCGCGGCGACATACCCAAATCGTATGGACATCTCGTAGCCGCGGTCGTAAACCACGGACTTACGGCTCTTGTATTCGAGGATAGCAACGGCGCGATTCAGTTCGTCACCATGACGGGTGAGACCGAGAAGGAATTGGTGCGGGAGTAACAATTGCAGAAAGCCTCCGCTGCGCAGGCCTTTTTGCCTCGGAGGCCATTCGATCTCAGGTATTGTCAATAGTCATCATCAGTCCGATCCCTTGATTTTCTACTCGCTTTTCTACTTTGCCATTATCCGTATAATGTGGAATGTCACAATGAACAGCCCCTTGCCAGCCCCTCCGGGCTAGGCGGTCAATGGGCTGAGTGAACACGGCTTGTCCGGTGCTTCTCTTTCAATGCTGCGCTCAAAGGACACAACGTTACTTGGCAGATTAGAGATGCCGCTAGTCAGCCGAACCGAGGCGCCTTACGCTCCAGTCCAGCAAAGCCACCTTCCACGTAGGTCCGGTTTTCTGTAGGACGTAGGCGGACCAAACCAAGTAACCGGCGTTCTTGCCATCTTTCCCGGCCACGTCGATCGTCTGCTTGGTATAGCCCCATGCCATCTCGGAACCCGCGACGACTTTCACAAACTCCCATGTCGAAGGGGCTGCGGGCTCCTTGAACTCCGGAACCAAGTGATTATCACGGAAGTCCTTCCAACCATCGTTGCGATGACCGTTCTCCAAGACAACAACATCAGGCGAAACCAGTGTTTCAATTGCGCCGACATCGCGGCGCTCGATTGCTTGCTGGAATTGCTGAATCACGCCCTTGACAGCGGCCTCATCAGGACCAGCAGCAAAACCGGTAGTCGCAAGGGCGACCGGTAACAGCACCAGATTCAAGAGTCTCCACATTTCTCTCTCCTAAGTAGATGGCTTGCGTGCCCGGTACAGCGATAACGTTCCGAGAATTGTTACGTATGAGTTTGTGGTTTGTACCTCTTCGAATCCTGCGAGCCCGAGGAGATCCGGCAGCAGCCCCCTTACGTTGTCGGTCGTCGTAGCGAAGCCATCGAGGAGCTGAACGCCGACAAACGCGACCCTCATGGCTAGACTTGTTGCCTTTCCCCAGTCAGCGATATGAAATTCTCCGCCCGCACGCAGGACGCGCAGAACCTCTCGCATCGCTTCCAACTTCATCTCGGACGGCAAGTGATGAAAAAACAAGCTTGAGAGAACTCGGTCGAACGATTCATCAGCATACGGCAGTGCCGATGCCAGCCCCTGATCGAATTGCACCTCGATCCCGGCCGTTTCCAGTTTCGCTCTTGCAAGTTTCAAGACTTCCGGATCTCCATCTAACCCGAACACTTCAGCACCTCGATGAGCGTACTTTGCGAAGACGGCGAGAGTACCGGTTCCGCAGCCCAAGTCGAGGACTCGGTATCCATCTTGAATGTTCGCTTCCCGAAGCAACGCGTCCTTGAACATAGCTTCACGGGTAGTGAGCCGGACAACCGGATCGTAGAACCGCGTCAGCCAGCGATATCCAAGTGCAGGAATGTATGAGTTCGAC is from Acidobacteriota bacterium and encodes:
- a CDS encoding beta-propeller fold lactonase family protein; translation: MQKLPESLLCAALLIVSLVAVSGTAAGATPYVVANDDSSFPFTGVSFFAVGPNGGLTRKGEVATPGTGIGGGYFGANRIIVLNSPSQACVFASEAGSGDVVGIDINTLSVGGSASGSDTDAGTGNGIGLAANAQYLYADFTDSNTIGTFRVLSGCGLMFVSSVSVVGAEDGGINGLAAHGNMLVATYTDGTIESFDIANGPPVSHGDKQLSTGTVRSKGATFPNSIDITSDGRFAIFGDTSTSMVVEVSDISSGKLTKTRVYTSTTSISSSNVMLSPDESILYVVNTQGDSVTALFFHKTTGVLTKGCTSDPIRGHSSNFSYLAGAALMSSTGNGSGIYVAEFPSGIARMKLKVKGKVCSWREVPQSPFEDKNASGLLSIGTYPPRSF
- a CDS encoding nuclear transport factor 2 family protein, with protein sequence MWRLLNLVLLPVALATTGFAAGPDEAAVKGVIQQFQQAIERRDVGAIETLVSPDVVVLENGHRNDGWKDFRDNHLVPEFKEPAAPSTWEFVKVVAGSEMAWGYTKQTIDVAGKDGKNAGYLVWSAYVLQKTGPTWKVALLDWSVRRLGSAD
- a CDS encoding multicopper oxidase domain-containing protein encodes the protein MRSVSRWLFAFVVCGCSFLRLAAQCPDRPISGTVVDDPLALSSQNGVLSAQMTLAHSVDGNSFTHYCYNYTAGDQVFEAPTLRVSPGDELDLKILNRIQNDFGQTKPKTNAKTNARGRNKTKMTMPIPESPDANCGDGGDMTIDATNVHYHGMNISPKCHQDDVINTLIQPGSAGFQYKIPIPATQPPGLYWYHPHVHGFTEFQVNGGAAGALIVEGMEKVHPEVAGLTERVFVIRQQFLVPWVPGPYELTINYQVAPVISGAKPVIQMKPGEKQFWRVANATIQDFMPLQVIVDNQPQPLQVVALDGYPLAQIRTQDTIVLPPAGRAEFIVQAPPVGSTAYVFLKDYSTGPTGNADLQQSLGAIQITNNANFSHMPKALGFSSPAKLKFADLAAQKPTAERKLFFSEEFAGTNGPIQFYITVEGQKQKVFEANEKPVITTKVGAVEDWTIENRALETHAFHMHQIHFQMLEIDGKPVANQDMRDTIEIPFWEGTGPFHSVKVRMDFRDPTIAGTFLFHCHILLHEDLGMMHKILVEP
- a CDS encoding class I SAM-dependent methyltransferase, translated to MKTSSNSYIPALGYRWLTRFYDPVVRLTTREAMFKDALLREANIQDGYRVLDLGCGTGTLAVFAKYAHRGAEVFGLDGDPEVLKLARAKLETAGIEVQFDQGLASALPYADESFDRVLSSLFFHHLPSEMKLEAMREVLRVLRAGGEFHIADWGKATSLAMRVAFVGVQLLDGFATTTDNVRGLLPDLLGLAGFEEVQTTNSYVTILGTLSLYRARKPST